The segment CGTGGCCGATCCGTAAGTTCGTCGGCGCGCTTTGCCGCGGACGACGGCGACACCGCCTCGACGGGAACGGTGACCGGTCCATGGGCGACAGAAGGGCGTCCGTGGTTGGCTGCATCGCAGCGCTCGCGCCTTCGTCAAACGGCTCATGCAGCTTCGCTTTCCCTTCTTGGTCGCCCTGATGGGCCTCGCCCCGCAGGCCTCGGCGGCCGATGCCGCCAAACCGACAGTTGTGCACCTTGAGGGCCTTGTGGTCATGACGCCCTCGCCGACGCAGCCGCCGCCACCGGGCTTGCGTCTGAGAACGATGGTGCGACCCGCCGATCGGCTTTGGATAGGCGTCGATGTTCCGAAGCACGTACCGCTCGAGATCGGTGATCTCTCGCTCGAGCTCTTGGATCCGAAACCCGGCGGTGGATGGGTGGCGACGTACCGCGAGCGCTTCGAGCCTTGTTACGCGCGCGGCGCGAGCGCGAACTGCAAGGCGCTCGTGAAGCTCTTCGATGCGAACAAGCAGGAGGTTGCGTCGACTTCGCTCAACGAATTTCTCTCACGCGCGAGCCACCTCGAGGTGCAAGACGTGCGGTACGTGGAAGAGGGCGGCGCGGGCACGCTCTACTTCAACGAAGCGTGCCAGTCGTACTCGCGCGGGGCGGGAGGCAAGTGCTCGTCGCTCGTGGCGCTGGACCCGGTCGCGAAGAAGGTCTTGTGGCGCACCGAGCCGCTCGCCTCGAACAACGCATTCTTGGTCGTGGGCAAGTACATTGTTTCAGCCTACGGCTTCACCGGTGAGGCGGCGTCGATTCGCGTCGTGCGCCGACGCGACGGCAAGGTGATGGAGCGTCGCCCCCTTGCGAGCACGAACTACGAGATGGTCGCGGACGGCGACGCGCTCTCGGTTGAGATGTACCAGCGCGTGGGCCGCGCGAACTTCCGCATGCTGGGCTTCGACGGTGACGCCCCGAGGTTGGTCGCGCTCCCGACCACGCCTCCCGATCCTAACGAGAAGCCGAAGCCGTACGATCCGCCGCTCCAGACGAAGGGAGCTCGCAGTCTCTCGAGAGGCATCTTCTAGCCTCTGCCGTTGACTCGGGTCGCGAGCTGAGTAGGTTCCTCCCGGCCGAGCATGAGCGCTCGCGTGTTGGAGGAGCTGCGATGGCGCCCGGTGCAAAGAAGACCCGCAAGCTGGCGACGGCTCCGAAGCCCTCGTCGACGACCAAGGCAGCCCCGAGCGCGCGTGAGACGCCGCGGACCGGTGCACGCGTGGTGCAGGTCGCGGAGCCGGGCGCCTGGCGCGCCGAAACTATCGCGCGCATGCGAGCGCTCATCGTCGAGGCCGAGCCGGCGATGATCGAAGAGCGCAAGTGGCGCAAGGCATCGAACCAAATGGCCGGGGTGCCCGTCTGGTCGCATAACGGCATCGTGTGCACGGGAGAGACCTACGCGAAGGTGGTGAAGCTCACCTTCGCGCACGGCGCCAAGCTCCCCGACCCTTCGCGCCTGTTCAACGCGAGCCTCGAGGGTGGCACCCGCCGCGCCATCGACATCCGCGAGGGCGAGAAGCTCGACGCCGTCGCCTTCAAGAAGCTCATCAAGGCCGCCGTGGCGCACAACGGCGCCGGGAAGACGAAGCCCACCGCAAAGGCGCCCGCGGCGAAGCCGTCCACGGCAAAGGCGAGCCCGCCCAAGCGCAAGCCGTGACGGACTTGGGCAGGGGCCGCGCTACGTCCCGTTAAAGAACATCGGAACGACGAAGCTCTGTGGGCGCCCTTCCGCGGAACGCGGAAACGCGACCTCGCCAATGCTCGAAAGCGCGCAATCGGCGAGCTCCGCGGAGACGTCGTACTTCGCGTCGACCTTTCGTACGAGCCCGTCGGGGGCGACCGAAATCAGTAGCGTCAGGTTGCCCTTGAGGTGCCGGTCGCGCGCGAGCGCACGGCGATAGCAAGGGGCAACGCGCTCGCGACTAAGCG is part of the Myxococcales bacterium genome and harbors:
- a CDS encoding DUF1801 domain-containing protein, whose amino-acid sequence is MAPGAKKTRKLATAPKPSSTTKAAPSARETPRTGARVVQVAEPGAWRAETIARMRALIVEAEPAMIEERKWRKASNQMAGVPVWSHNGIVCTGETYAKVVKLTFAHGAKLPDPSRLFNASLEGGTRRAIDIREGEKLDAVAFKKLIKAAVAHNGAGKTKPTAKAPAAKPSTAKASPPKRKP